A stretch of the Aegilops tauschii subsp. strangulata cultivar AL8/78 chromosome 4, Aet v6.0, whole genome shotgun sequence genome encodes the following:
- the LOC123493364 gene encoding glycosyltransferase family 92 protein RCOM_0530710-like — protein sequence MAHHRRRSCLRRVLTIAGGVSAGLLLLAGGHTYGHGQLLSPSLLPLGLGADCSPSFAPPPFAPPPSALSPLPPYLLSDLEADASPPQPEANLPRRLLPIHRSPPCLPSNSESGADRSPPQHDDADAVLLPDWEVLLLADAELGGGAGNGKATCAFQGGASSPASALGRLPGSARHGYVCPMPEPVRSLQPLQAPLLLPTSAASADCPGRTSLLNWSGPIAFSSATLDSGDVLIFAKGVNHAAGGVRCIYRHCGDAHGHGVVASFPAITSVQQVTRCPAPPMHLNSRNAELRVTVAATGEDPIPSIATYRPQQSQSGLVVTPARKKLICACTMVHNVSKFLREWVLYHAAVGVEHFFLYDNGSQDDFADQVAQLRSAGISITTVPWPWIKMQEAGFSHSAAMHQSSCKWMAFIDVDEFIFSPNWKGSEKPSKSMLEALLPVDPDVGQVYLWCFDFAPSGQTSHPQEGVIQGYTCRRKIILRHKSLVLLAAVNHSLENAIHHFTLKDGFRSIRNLQARVNHYKYQAWSEFKHKFKRRVSAYVADWRDPINLQSADRAPGLGLDGVEPVDWAQRYCDVKDNLLQQLSARWFGNGLATLGSQDT from the coding sequence ATGGCTCATCATCGACGCCGCAGCTGCCTGCGCCGTGTCCTCACCATCGCCGGCGGTGTGTCAGCCGGCCTCCTCCTGCTCGCCGGCGGCCATACCTACGGCCACGGCCAGCTCTTGTCGCCGTCCTTGCTGCCCCTCGGCCTCGGCGCCGACTGCTCGCCGTCCTTCGCCCCGCCCCCCTTCGCCCCGCCGCCCTCCGCCCTCTCGCCGCTGCCGCCCTACCTCCTGTCGGACTTGGAGGCCGACGCCTCGCCCCCGCAGCCGGAAGCCAACCTCCCGCGGCGCCTTCTGCCCATCCACCGATCGCCGCCCTGCCTCCCCTCGAACTCGGAATCGGGGGCCGACCGCTCGCCGCCGCAGCACGACGACGCTGATGCCGTCTTGCTCCCGGACTGGGAGGTCCTTCTCTTGGCTGACGCCGAGcttggcggcggcgcgggcaaTGGGAAGGCGACGTGCGCCTTCCAGGGTGGGGCGTCATCCCCGGCGAGCGCGCTCGGGAGGCTGCCGGGGTCGGCCCGCCACGGCTACGTCTGCCCAATGCCCGAGCCTGTCCGGAGCCTCCAGCCGCTCCAAGCGCCATTGCTGCTCCCCACCTCCGCTGCCTCTGCTGATTGCCCTGGCCGCACGTCGTTGCTGAATTGGAGCGGCCCGATCGCCTTCAGCTCTGCAACTCTCGACAGTGGCGATGTCCTTATCTTTGCAAAGGGCGTCAACCATGCCGCTGGCGGAGTCCGGTGCATCTATCGCCACTGCGGCGACGCCCATGGCCATGGCGTGGTGGCCTCCTTCCCGGCCATCACGTCCGTACAGCAGGTTACCCGGTGCCCTGCTCCACCGATGCATCTCAACTCCAGGAACGCAGAGTTGCGTGTCACGGTGGCAGCCACCGGCGAAGATCCCATCCCCTCAATTGCAACTTATCGCCCACAGCAGAGTCAGAGTGGCTTGGTGGTGACACCGGCCCGAAAGAAGTTGATTTGCGCTTGCACTATGGTCCACAATGTGTCCAAGTTTCTTCGCGAGTGGGTGCTGTACCATGCCGCTGTCGGGGTGGAGCACTTCTTCCTGTATGACAATGGAAGTCAAGATGACTTCGCAGATCAAGTCGCTCAGTTGAGGTCAGCCGGAATCAGCATCACTACTGTGCCTTGGCCGTGGATCAAAATGCAGGAAGCTGGCTTCTCCCATTCTGCTGCAATGCACCAGAGTTCTTGCAAGTGGATGGCATTCATAGATGTCGATGAATTCATTTTTTCGCCAAACTGGAAAGGATCCGAGAAACCGTCAAAATCAATGCTTGAAGCGCTTCTTCCCGTTGATCCAGACGTCGGGCAGGTGTATCTGTGGTGCTTTGATTTTGCTCCCTCTGGCCAAACATCACACCCACAGGAGGGTGTCATCCAAGGATACACATGCCGTCGAAAGATTATTCTGCGGCACAAATCGCTCGTTCTTCTTGCTGCGGTGAACCATTCTTTGGAGAATGCAATACACCATTTCACGCTCAAGGATGGTTTTAGAAGCATACGGAACTTGCAGGCGCGGGTCAACCATTATAAATACCAGGCATGGAGTGAGTTCAAGCATAAGTTCAAACGGCGAGTGTCCGCCTACGTGGCTGACTGGAGAGATCCGATCAACCTTCAGTCCGCTGATCGGGCCCCCGGCTTAGGACTTGACGGAGTTGAACCGGTTGATTGGGCGCAAAGGTATTGCGACGTCAAGGACAATCTGCTTCAGCAGTTGAGCGCAAGATGGTTTGGTAATGGATTGGCAACTCTGGGATCTCAGGATACTTAG